CCCTTGTCGACCTGGTTCTGCGCCATGTTCAGCAGCCCGAAGTAGGTGGCGGAACCCGGCAGCAGGGGCCCGATCGCCGCCGTCGTGTACGGCAGCGCGGAGGCGAACCGGTAGCGGGACAGCAACTGCCCGAACAGCCCGACGAGGCCCGCTGCCACGGCCGTGGACGCCACCGGCGAGATACGGCCCGCGACGTGCATCGCGCCGTACACCGACCACGCGACCCCGCCGTTGAGCGTGACCCACACCACCGTGGACCGCTCCTGCTGGAGCAGCACCGCGAAGGTCAGCGACAGCAGCATGGAGGCCACGATCTGCACCACCGGCCGCTGCGAGACGATCAGCGCCGCGTCCGGGTTCAGCTGGCCGCCCACCTTCACGCCGAAGTACAGGACGATCAGCACGCCGGTGACGATGCCGACGAAGAAGTACATGACCTCCAGCAGCCGGGCCGACGCCGTGATGTAGAACCCCGTCAGCCCGTCCTGCACGCCCGCCACCAGGGCCCGCCCGGGTAGCAGCGCGAACAGACCACCGGTGACCACGGCGGACCCGGCCACGCCCACGTGCGCCAGCGCGAACGCCACCCCGATCGCCGCGGGGGGCATCGCGGCCACCGTGAACTGGTAGAACTCCGGCAGCCCGCGCCCCGCGCACAGCCACGCCAGCCGGTCGCCGAGCATCGCGCCCAGCGCGGCCGCCACGAACACCAGCACGTCACCGCCGACCAGCACCGAGGCGGAGCCCGCGAGCAGCCCGCTCGCCAGGGTCAGCGCCCAGCCGGGGTACGGGTGCCGGTTGCGGCGGATCTCCGCCAGCCGCCGGTACGCCTCCTCGAGGGAGACATGGGCCTCCGGGTCGGTCAGGTCGTCCACCAGCCGGAACACGGCCGCCAGCCGGGTGTAGTCCGTGCCACGCCGCCGTACCGTCCGCGACGCCGTGACCGGGTCGTCCACCAGGGACGGCTGGTGGGAGATCGACAGCAGCGTGAAGGTGACGTTCGGCTCGCAGCGGTCCAGGCCGTAGG
Above is a genomic segment from Streptomyces collinus Tu 365 containing:
- a CDS encoding threonine/serine ThrE exporter family protein yields the protein MTQAEDRKPRSDEARTTYDPEITSEFAIPAGLEVSKGGGEPETTSEFAVPSGLQTRQPPAAEAEGSAFSLPSTYSAQDAPPAFTPATGIPAVSLIKDAPWQDRMRTMLRMPVTERPAPEPVQRAEEGGPAVPRVLDLTLRIGELLLAGGEGAEDVEAAMFAVCRSYGLDRCEPNVTFTLLSISHQPSLVDDPVTASRTVRRRGTDYTRLAAVFRLVDDLTDPEAHVSLEEAYRRLAEIRRNRHPYPGWALTLASGLLAGSASVLVGGDVLVFVAAALGAMLGDRLAWLCAGRGLPEFYQFTVAAMPPAAIGVAFALAHVGVAGSAVVTGGLFALLPGRALVAGVQDGLTGFYITASARLLEVMYFFVGIVTGVLIVLYFGVKVGGQLNPDAALIVSQRPVVQIVASMLLSLTFAVLLQQERSTVVWVTLNGGVAWSVYGAMHVAGRISPVASTAVAAGLVGLFGQLLSRYRFASALPYTTAAIGPLLPGSATYFGLLNMAQNQVDKGLVSLANAASLAMAIAIGVNLGSEISRLTLRIGSAGKRRAAKRTRGF